The genomic stretch AAAGCCTCACGTCACATGTAACCACAATATCATATGCCTTTGGCATCCCACCACCACTGTTCTCCCTCTCCCTTTTCCTTCATTTAGTCTCTCCACATCATAATCATAGTTATTGTaagcttgagagagagagagagagagagagagagagagagagagagagaggcttcgtTTTAGGAGGAAGAGGTTGTTAGACGTCAGGTTTTGGGCTACAACAGCGGTAGGACTTCCAAACTGGGGTGGTTCTGTAGCTGTTCGATCAAAAATAGAAGGAAAAATAGAAGGAAAGgaaggcatgcatgcatgcaggagAGAATGGTTGCGACGTGGAGTTTGTGAGCACAGATCATTAATGGGAGTCTAATTTGGGCTCAGGTGCATTGCTACCTCCTACCGAGTGCACTTTTATTagggtgtctctctctctctctatctgtgGCTGCTCTATTTTGTAGACCATGACAGCTCCATTGTAGAAGGAGAATTACAGAAGAAAGCCATGGAAGGAATAGACAATGGCTTCTCATAAGCTGGCTAAGTTTGTGTTGTGATTTTAGGGTTTCATAGCTTCACGAGATTGGCAAGTGTGGAAACTCTTCATCATGTTTTCCCAACACAAAATATAGCAACAAGCATGTCTAGTGTTCTATAGATCGATTATATCAAGATATCATTTCAAGTAAAATGTTCATTCATAGACACTTCCATATCATTAATATTGACTTATTATATCGAAGAGATACGATTATCTTTTGTGTCAAAGCAAATCAAAACATCCTATTTATGATATCACatcatataaatttaatatttcacTATGTGGTAAGATAAAACTTataatccaaaaaaaattaaactctCAATCCGTAGAAATACGACTGATTGATCGAATATTAACTTGAATTTTACGATAAGTAAAATCCATATACTTTCTCACATTTGGTTTGTCTTCTTCGAATGAGAAGAGGTAATTTGAGAATAGGAAGTCATCTACCACACGTCAATCACATCAGATGTGATGACCACCATTTTTGACTCCAAAAAAATAATGATGACGTGCACGTCACATCAAAAAAATAATGTTTAATTCGTATACGTCTTCATGGTAGGAAGATTTCACCCAATATGTGTTCATTCCACCCCCTACTAGCTAATAAAAACCTCAAATTAATTACTATTGTTGGTGTTGCATGTCAtatagcctctctctctctcttcttacaTGACGGCTAGTTTTCGTGTCACCTCAAGCTTCCTATGAACACTAGAAGAGATACATGATCGAGAAACAACATTAAATAATCAAGGATTAGAGTGCATTATTACATCCTCTAGAAAGTGTGTCGTAGATGAAGAGACGTGGAATCCTTCATGAGCGTTAGTGGGAAGAACTAAGCAAGAGAACGTAAGAAACATTATTATAGGGGACATCAATTCTAGTGAGATGTGGATGGTGGGTAGTGTCCTAATGAACTAAGTTATCGCCATCTATATGTTATTGCAAGGCAGATAGAACAATCTCGTGTATTGACATGTCGTTAGGCGCCGGCATTGTGTCACGTCGGCCTAAACAAACAAAAGGGTCATGTCATGATGTGAGATAATGTATGGAGTTCGTCAAACATGTCACATCGAGGGAATAATTCAGCCAAAACAAGTAATCTTGTGAGAATAATATCGTGATTGGTACGTAAAATTCTCCTCGCATAAATCTAGAATctgtataaaataatattttaaaagtaTAATACTTTttgtaaatataatttatatttaaaaacatCGGTTTGATGCCGATACACTATTATCAAATTACATATTAGTAACATATAGGTTGTGtaacttaaaatttaaattattagtaATTATATGTCTATAAAATGTGAATATATAACTCTAGAAAACCTAAAGAAACAAATGTAGGATAAGTATGGATTAGATAGAGGACCGAGTAAAGGTTTAGATATCTCATAAGATAGGGATTATGGGGTGGCAATTTAGGTGGCTGAATAGTCACTACTAACCCACCACGTAGGCTATACTCCTCTTGGTTTGTCACAGGGCTCTTTATGACCATAGCCATGTCATCATTTTTGTAATATCTAACTACTCCATGGTGTTTGATaatcaattatatttttttcaaaaatcaaaaaaataatgGATAAAGATCTAACGATACAAGTGCTAATCACTGACATGTTTTAATAGTGAAAAAAGACTCTCTACTTATTGATCATTCTTAGATCTTACGACCAACATAAGTTATATTTGGACTTGTTCTCGTGTGGGGATATAAGGTATGCTTTCTTGGATAATTTTAATGTTAGTAGCCAATACATTTAACTTTGATGCAATTTAATAAGATTAACTTTACCTAACCTATTTTTAAAGTATTATCATATCTGAGAAAAAATTCTTTTTGAGACAACTCTATATGAGAATCACCTATTCGAAGAAAATTTTCTCTCTACGACAAAGGATACTCTTATACCATATCTTCTATCTTATTTGAGTTTATTCCTATAAAAAAGTCAAGATTGCATTTGAAAAGATGGTCTTATTAATTTCAGTTATTTGTGATCTATAAGAACTTCGAGAATTTCGATTTAACTCGATGAGTTTATAGTGAAAATATGCCTGGAAGAGCCATTTTATATAGTGTTTGTTTTCTAAGATTGATTGTGTTAACAAATACCTAAACGTATTATCATATTCGGACCGATTAGATTTTACGTGTCGAACTCCAACTGATCAAAAATATCGATGGTATCAATAACATAGTTACTCGATTGGCATTGACATTAATCATGATTAGAGCTCCATTTTACCATCATCTCTCTTGAAGTTGATTTCTTGATACCTTCAATGATGCCTGTCCTCTTATGCATCCACACTGTGAATGCTAAAGTTTTCTCAAGCTACCCAAATGCAAATCTTAGGGATGGGGATAAAATTGTCGCATCTCATTATAGTCAATAATAGATAACACATGTTTTGAGGAGAGTCATAATCTAATACAATACACTTTCCCTATTGTAGGCAAACCATATATTTTAACATGCTATGGGATCTCGTGGCACCTTATCACCACTTTGCTGTCTTCCTTGACAACTACATGCTACTAATTCAATCATACATGTAGAAACCATTTGCCATTACATCAAACCAAGGTTGACCAAGCTATCCTATCTCTTAGTTGAAACACCTCTTTCAATTGGGAGATTGGAGTAGTTGGCCTCTTTAATTACAAGTGGTTTAATCCCATCTCAGTGACATTAAACAAATGCTATCATTAATGCTTAATTGAGTCAAATGTTCTCCATCTGTCCAAGATATACACAAGATTTTGTCCCACCTTTCTTCTCACCTTGATTGAGACTTGCATGTATAGGCCTTGCCTATTCTCTCAGTTCATCTTTATTTTTCTCAGCTATGGGACAAGAAAGCCAATCCCACTTACACTTTTATAAGTCCATTCCATGAACATGGAAATATATAGACATCTTTTGGATAGTGGGGTTAggatatttttccttttattataTTTGTAAGTGGAAGAGTTTTCATTCCACCATGGCATGAGTATCTCTTGCATTATTCAATATTAAgttgattttaatattatttattataatttaatccAGTGCGATAAATGATTCATTAAATCTAAATCATCGATCAAAAATATTTAGGTCATAGTTAATGATATATTATGTTCACCGAGTGTTCGTAAATCAATTCAAATCTTTTTCTAATATTCAATGTAGGATTAAATGGGTGttacattaaaataaatatttatatttttgcaTCTTAAAAATGATGTCTTGGGATGGAATATTCCTGTAATAGCTTGTTTGAACTCGATGTAAGATAAGTAATATTTCTTTATACTGTTGTGCATGTCAACTTCATCTATGTTAGGTCATttgaattcaagcagcatgataaCAATGACTTATATTAGATGTTCTTTTAGTAATgctaagtaacaaaataaagttgTAGATAAgatgaataaataataaattctAGTAAGCAAAAGTTTTATAATCAATTATTTAGTATAATGAAGAGATTGATGACTATATCATTGATAGAGAGAGGCATCCAATGTTTTTATGTGATCATTAGGTAACCTTTTTACTTTTAGAGATTATTATAGGATAGTTGTCAGTTTATGAATCTTAATTTAGGCACTCAAAAGGCAAaatgtataaaaaaaatcttagttaGATATTCCAGTGGATATGTGAAGCGAACtgagagaaataaaaaaatatttttattcgggaACAATCATAATAAAAGAAGTGAGAATCAACTAAAATGGTATTAATATATTTTGAGGAGATATATAATCCTTGTAATTAAGATGAGGTGAAATTACCAATGAATCAAGAATTCATGTAGCTAAAACCCATTTAATGCCACACAAACTATACAAGATAGAAGAACatattgtttctttttgttaACCACTTGAAGGTTTATTATGGTCCTAATCCAAAATTACAAGACGAAGGAACAAAATATTGTTTTGATTAACATCTTTGaagttcttttattttcttaacACAGGCTAGCTTGGTGATGGTGTACCAAAtacacttatcaaatatttaagatTCGAAACCTCATCCGATAAGCTTTTATAAGATGCTAACCAATTTAACCGATAAAGACGACAAAATCACTACATGATACTAAGATCAAGACTTGCTTTTCGTACTATTTGGAGGAAAAGAAAAGTTCACAATCAAAGATCAGGCGATTAATCTCTATTGAGACATTTGGCCTTCGGTTCGAGTTCATATGTGAGCATCAACATTATTtgatgtaatataattttttttttagattaccTACAAGAGGTCAAAAAAGAACTATTGCAAATACCATTATAGAATTCTTCTAGTTAAACAATAACACATTTCGGTCAATCGCAAAAATTCTTGATCCCTCTTCATCCTAATATGAATGAGGCTCGATATGGTCATCAATCAATTGTTTTATGCACGTAACAAAATGAATCAATTCTAACATGTCATTATTTTTACTTAATAAGATGAATTAAGTGAAACTAAATGGTGACAACAGCTTCGATGTACATTGATTTTGATGCCATTAAGAAATCAATGCATCCATGCAAACTTGTAATCTCGTCATCATGCACGCGAGAGTGCAAGTTAAGTAAAGGTTCGCCTCGAGATTCCACATCAGTAGCAGTAGCAGTAGTAATGGTAATCCTTATTCCTTCATTCCTTCAATCTCATTCTACATTCTACCTACTGACAAGATTCAATAGTTAAACATGTTCATGAAGacttttactctctctctctctctctctctttcgttgCATGTTGCTTAACGCATTTGGCCTGTCAATACTTTGCATGGGAGTGAGTGCATGCACGTGATTTCATGTACTTCTCGGTGCCTTAGATTCCAAGCCACCATTCATTCTCTTCTTATACAGTCGTCGTGTTTCTAAGTAGGCAACAAAAGAACGAGAAGAAAAGAAGACTGCATCGATCGAGTCAACCCTTTTCTATTTGGTACGCTTCAGGAGTTCGTATTTCTTCGAGAAAACGCTTCACTAATTTGTTGCGTAAAGATTTGAACTACATTTAGTTTTTATGTTTCACTAGTATTTTGTTGGGATATCTCATTAGAACCAATAAAGGTAAACAATATATAACATGATACAATAAAAAATTAAGGAGCAAAAAAGAAGGAGAATAATGTAAGCATaagaatcataatatattattattattattatacgaaaaaaatttaatatcaaaatctaaaatcaaataataatatatctctaATTTATAATTTGTacctttttaatatttattagaaAGTGTCTATCTGATTTGTAAGCATATCATCGTCGGATCCGAGATCTATAGTAAATTGATTTGTAAGCTTAAGCCCCTCAAAAGGAGACAttcttcgccttccacctaagTTACACAAgaaaggcccaaagccaatccTAGGGAATAGTAAAGCTTTATAGGATCTTTTTGTCCAAGTGCGGGAAGTATGCATCTTCAGATATATGTCTATTTCATCAAGCCTCTATTCGAGATAGTACTTAGATTGTTACGTCTTTTGTGTAGGTCAAAACTTACCAAACAAGGAATTTTGCTACCCGAGGACCATTATAATTACGATCGCTATTCATTGGGGCTTCGGTCGCTAGTTCTCCTATCATCAAGTCACTAACTTCTTGAACCTTCCGACACTTGGTAGGCGTCAGCCCCCATACATGGTCTTATATTTTGCGGAGGACCTATGTTTTTGATAACCAGTCGCCTGTCCCTTGTCATTACGACCCCCTTTGTGAGGAGGCACCCATTCTCCCAAAGTTACAAGACTATTTTATCGAGTTCCTTACAGAGAGTCATCTCATGCCCCTATGTATTCTCTACCTACTCACCTGTGTCAATTTCGAGTATAGGTACCATTTTGCTAAAGGTCATTCTAGCTTTTCCTAACAATATGTGTAACGAGAGCTAAACttatattctcttttttttttcttatcatttaCATGTCCGTAATATCTCATTGATTGGTTGAATATGTTATCTCTCAATCGTTAATTATTTCACTAATATTTTGATGGGATATCCCATTTGAACCAATAGAGATAAATAATATACAATATGATATAataaaagaataagaaaaaaaaggacTATCATGTTATCTCTACATCTTTATTCTTTAAAAAGACTAAACACGATTCAAATTCAAAATCTTACGATAATTATTACAATCTTTACCGACTTAATACATTTGATTATTTTTtacttaaataaatattattattttagagaATATTCTGTCAAATGTCATACATGACAACTTCTCTAATATTTCTACTTCAATTTCCTATATTATCCaaggaggaaaaaaagaaaatcaataaaaaaaagataaattaaagcTTTTCTCTATCTCTAACACTATCCCGATTATATACAAAATTACGATGATGATGTCACATCAGCATCAATGACGATCCGACCGTTAATGATCTCGTAGCCACCTAAATCCCTATCTATTAATAACGTATCCCAATTGACCCACCCATATGAGATGCCAAGCCACATTTCCTTTGCTAATCCATCCGTATGCTGTTCGTATGGCATCTTATCATTGTACATTTGGTCATATTGACCGAGAGGAATTTGGCTACGAAATATATCCAATTTAATGAGATCATAAGAAGCGGTATTATTACTAATATGCAATGCATCGATTTTTTTCCTTATTAGCGGACGTTAAAATCGGTAGGGAATTATGGGGACCGGTGATTGGCATCAATCACGAGATCGAAGGGAACCACGTGTCCTGATCTCACTCGTCCGTTCAAGGCCCCACCGGCTTTTCGCATCCAGGCGCGGTGACCCGATCCTCCCGGTGAACGAGGTGCGTTCTCCGTTTGCGGCCGGGAAAAGCTGATCTCGGAGACTTGACTTCCGCTGCAGTAGATGAGCACATAAAAAGGCGTAGAAGcggcagcagaagaagaagaagaagaagaagaggaagcatatCCCTCTTCGTTGTTGTAGTTGCATGGGTAAAAGATCGATCAGGGAGGCGATGCGGGCGTTGCCGGAGAAGCCACTGTTCGCCGCGGCCGCGGGGGCTACCCTCGTCGCCAGCGCGCTCCTCGTCTCCAGCTTCCTCGACCGCGGCCTCCACTGCTCGCTCAATCCCGGGTTCTCCCGCTCGGCCGACGCCACGTCCGAGCTCGCCAAGGCCCTCCTCTACTACGCCACCACCACGGTGGTGCCGCAGCAGTCCAGAGACGAGATCCGGCTGTCCTTCGACGTGCTCCGACGGCGCTCCCCCTGCAACTTCCTGGTCTTCGGCCTGGGACGGGACTCCCAGATGTGGGCGGCCCTGAACCCCGGCGGCACCACCATCTTCCTCGAGGAGGATCCGCAGTGGTACGCGGCGGTAAAGAAGGACTCGCCCGAGCTGCGGGCGCACCACGTCAAGTATCGCACCCAGCTGTCGCAAGCGGAGCAGCTTCTGCGGGGTTACCGCAAGAACGCGGAGTGCCGGCCGGGCCGGGTGGACGGGGTGGAGGGCCTGCAACACAACGGCGGGTGCCCGCTGGCGCTGGTGGGGCTGCCGGGGGAGGTGTACGAGCGGGAATGGGACGTGCTGATGATCGACGCGCCGAAGGGGTACTTCCCTGAGGCACCGGGGCGGATGGCGGCGATCTACTCGGCGGCTGTTATGGCACGGGGGCGGCGCGGGGAGGGGGAGACGGACGTGTTCCTCCACGACGTGGACCGTCGGGTGGAGAAGTCGTACGCCATGGAGTTCCTCTGCGAGAAGTACCGGGTGGGCGGCACGGGGCGGCTGTGGCACTTCAAGATCCCGCCGGCCAACGACACGTCCGCCATTGCCGCCGACACCTTCTGTTgatctctctttctcctcatctttCGCCTTCTTCTATATTAATGTTGCCGTTGTAGTAGTAGTACCGCGTGCGCCTTTCTTGAAGCCGGAAGGGGATGATTGCTTGCTTTAAGATTCGCAAACTCTCTCCGATCGGACGGACGGGTATCGTTCGCAGGCGACTTCTTACAGTGTTGGATGTTGAATTAGGAGGTTGAATAGGTCATTTAGTGgcattatttttctttatttttttcccctTAATTTGTCTTGAACATGGTTTAATCTgatgaataatatatttataaatttaatttagtaAACAAAATAAATTAAACTTTGGATTCTTAATGTCTTTATGGTTACATACACTCACGGAGACGTATTTTTACATAAAAATGTATAATAATATGTATTTATAAAACAATGTAATTGATAAAATCTATATCAATTCTCAAAAATTTATGAATGAGCAGAATTTATAAAATaaacaaatttaaattttaaattaaaatcctaTTTTGTATCTTAATTATAAAAGTTACAAGCATTATATATTaagggaaaataaaataaaatcacttTACATTATTTATTAGCCCTTTTCAGTCAACTCATTAAGTTTGAGATACTAAAGATCATTAAAAATCATTACAAAGGTAAAtaaactattttttaaaaaagtaaATAACTAGTCAACGCATAAAAAAAGCCAAATGGAAGTTGTCGGCATAAAATCTCCCAATTGTGATGCATTTGAGTATCATTTTGAAAAACTTACCCTTTTCCATAAGATTAAGCATTAAAACCTAATATGTCAATATTTATGATTCAAAGTTGTTGAAACTTTAAGGATTGCTACTGTATATCAACTAAGATCACCTCAGTAAATTTTAGATTCTAAAGGTCATTCATTATACTCGAAGGATCCTCAAAATAGTGATGCTCTTTGGTCCAAAGCCAAAACCTATGATTTTTTTAGGTAATTAGCCTAAAAAGTAATATGGATAAAACTAATTACTTTATTAAATTCtttcataatattaataatataaaaaatgccAGAGCCAAGTCTAAGTTAGATACTTTGAAGAGACCTAATATAAGATTCCTACCTAACTCTATTACAGGCAACCAACATCTCAATACGACTCACCACAAAATAAAAtagatcattattattattttttttttcaaaggataAATATAAAGACGAGATTCGATTCTAAGGCCTCTAATACACTATCATCAAACCAATGTTTAAGATGTAAAAATATATTGTATGATCTACCCTAAGGAAAATGTTGGAAAGGTTATCAATAATGAGACATGCAGTTAGGATAACACCTTAGCTGCGTTTGGTCCAATTGTCTTGGCTAGTCATACATTGTACCCGTACACACACTTCAATTAACACAATCTAACAaatgtttttttaaaatattatgatatctaaaatATTGATTCGATGTGGCATCCAAAACTCACTTCTCAAAGATTGAAAGTTCAACATGATAATGACATTGTTAGAATGTCGCAAAGTCCTGGATCAATTCTCGCTtcccatttataaaaaaaaaaaaaaaaacataaacatgaagatattattattttctgcAGTTTAGTCATCGTCATGCTataacataaattttaataaagaCACAAGTAAATTCTGTATTCAATCTTCAAGCAGCAAATAACAAGTATGGGATTGACCAACAGATTTCTAAGAAATAAACATGATTTTGGTACTTCACAAAACCATAAAGGCTAGAAAATATAAAAGCTGGAAGACCTATGTGGATGTCTTGGCAGCCATTTGTCTTCTGCTAACAATCTCTTCAATTTGATCCGATGTCAGAATTGCAGCACTGCTGTCAAAGTTAGCCTTATCCAACTGTTCATGGAGCTGCACCAAAACGAAATACATGAAATATACAAAAAATGACCAATATATTGAGTGGCAGCATATTAGATGCACAAACTTCCTGTAATATGTTGGTATGAAGTTGACATGTTCAATATCAACATGCGAGTAGTGAAGCAGGCAACCAGTGCAGTCCAACTGGCCTTATGAAAGTATGATTGCAGAGAATCGTCTGACTGTCCAAACATCTATCACTACATACGTATTTGCAGATGTGCACACAGGCATACTAACATGCACATGAAtactgcagagagagagagagagagagatcagtatTCACATACAGCTTCAAGAAGTGCAGATTGAGCATCTGGATGATACTTCCTCATTTGTTTCAGCATGTCGAGTTGCTGAGAAGGAATCATTAGCATGCTGTCAGTATGCTAATGATATGCATACTTTAATTGATATTCATAGATGAACAGAATTGATATACGTACCTGCTCTTGCATTGTCTGCTGAGTCAGCATTTTTTCTTCAAACTCACTACACTCAAGTTCAGCCTCATCAATGGCTATCTCTTCCCTGTTGTTTTTTGGTTACACCAAATATTACTAATCAGCaagttattaaaattattatctgATGTCTGCTGCATAAATCaagttatcatgcttgcatatccATCATTGAGTTTCCAACAATTATTTCAATAATTACATATCCGGTTTGACGATGGACAAATATGCAAATATACttttcatgcttgtttgagtTATAGCAAATCAGAGATACTCAAACCAATCAATGAAAAATTCAACCAGAGGAACAGGATGTTTGAAACAAATTGACCATAGGCTCGCAATGTAATCTAGCATTGTGTATGGAAAGAATTAATTTATGACAAAATGTGGAAGCTTATTTGTTGAATTACTTTTACCTATGGAGTCTATTTGTTGACAAAATGAGAATTAATTTACTTTTGATTTTTATAAGAAGGAAAGATGATGTGACATGGGTGGTTGAAACCCTACACCTTTCACTAACCACACCACTTTCCAATTATGCACAAAAATGATATGTAATATGTAAG from Musa acuminata AAA Group cultivar baxijiao chromosome BXJ1-3, Cavendish_Baxijiao_AAA, whole genome shotgun sequence encodes the following:
- the LOC103979621 gene encoding arabinogalactan O-methyltransferase 2 encodes the protein MGKRSIREAMRALPEKPLFAAAAGATLVASALLVSSFLDRGLHCSLNPGFSRSADATSELAKALLYYATTTVVPQQSRDEIRLSFDVLRRRSPCNFLVFGLGRDSQMWAALNPGGTTIFLEEDPQWYAAVKKDSPELRAHHVKYRTQLSQAEQLLRGYRKNAECRPGRVDGVEGLQHNGGCPLALVGLPGEVYEREWDVLMIDAPKGYFPEAPGRMAAIYSAAVMARGRRGEGETDVFLHDVDRRVEKSYAMEFLCEKYRVGGTGRLWHFKIPPANDTSAIAADTFC